One genomic region from Spirulina subsalsa PCC 9445 encodes:
- a CDS encoding PhzF family phenazine biosynthesis protein translates to MPHLIPFYIVDVFAVGAYTGNPLAVITSAHTLDDQQMQAIAREMNYSETTFILSNTPRSGGYDVRIFTPKQELPFAGHPTLGTAYILKEKILSSPPDTLTLNLKVGPIPVTIQGDHPLGEILWMQQNPPQFGDTFPPETLAPILNLPPEAIDPRFPIQAVSTGVPFIIVPLKTLSDVQQIQLQRDRYFELITNSEAKCILVFCPETYRREHQLNVRVFADYLGIPEDPATGSANGCLAGYLAEHNYFNQPTVDLQVEQGYEIERPSLLFLKAKPKTEGIDVHIGGQVVMIAQGELFV, encoded by the coding sequence ATGCCGCACTTGATTCCCTTTTATATTGTGGATGTTTTCGCCGTGGGAGCTTATACGGGAAACCCGCTTGCCGTCATCACTTCAGCCCATACCTTAGACGATCAACAGATGCAGGCGATCGCCCGAGAAATGAATTATTCTGAAACCACCTTTATCCTCAGTAATACCCCCCGATCCGGTGGCTACGACGTGCGCATTTTCACCCCAAAACAAGAACTCCCCTTTGCCGGACACCCCACCCTCGGCACCGCTTACATCCTCAAGGAAAAAATTCTCTCCTCCCCCCCAGATACCCTCACCCTAAATCTAAAAGTCGGCCCGATCCCCGTCACCATTCAAGGGGATCATCCCTTGGGTGAAATCCTCTGGATGCAGCAAAATCCGCCCCAATTTGGTGACACCTTCCCCCCAGAAACCTTGGCCCCTATCCTCAATCTCCCCCCAGAAGCCATTGATCCCCGCTTCCCCATTCAAGCGGTATCTACGGGGGTTCCCTTTATTATTGTTCCCCTCAAAACTCTCTCCGATGTCCAACAAATTCAGCTTCAGCGTGACCGTTATTTTGAGCTAATTACAAACAGCGAGGCTAAATGTATTTTAGTCTTTTGTCCAGAAACCTATCGGAGGGAGCATCAACTCAATGTCCGTGTTTTTGCTGACTATTTAGGCATCCCAGAAGATCCTGCCACAGGCAGCGCTAACGGGTGTCTCGCTGGTTATTTAGCCGAACATAATTATTTCAATCAACCGACGGTAGACCTACAGGTTGAACAAGGCTATGAAATTGAGCGTCCCTCCTTACTTTTTTTAAAGGCAAAACCGAAAACAGAGGGGATCGATGTACATATTGGGGGGCAAGTCGTGATGATTGCCCAAGGGGAATTGTTCGTTTAA
- a CDS encoding AAA-like domain-containing protein, with amino-acid sequence MKSQQSPSLYQVGGSLPHNAPTYAQRQADEEFYQALLSGDFCYVLNARQMGKSSLRVRTMQRLQAEGIACVAIDITVLGTASVTPEAWYAGMIDILIDSLDLDDQLDCNAWWAEHNYLSNVHRFSKFIVTLLELVPSPLVIFIDEIDSILSLDFNLDDFFAVIRDIYNKRADLPAYQRITFALIGVATPGDLIADKKRTPFNIGRAIELQGFELQEALPLSQGLVEIADDPEQVLAAILDWTGGQPFLTQKLCHWLRADVEQIPQGREKEEVAQLVQRRIVENWEMHDEPEHLRTIQNRLLSNEQLASRLLGVYQQILQAGQMKATGDLEITYLRLMGLVVKRGESLKVANPIYGEVFNLEWVEKALNQLRPYNEAFNAWLTSERQDKSRLLRGQALRDALTWREGKRLSTEDEDFLSASQQQMSEETRSALEAEQTAREVLSQAYQKAKERIRWGTGILMVSLLGSGVAVWGGHQLVRQAQTVTRLEQQSNLALEQFEFQPIPALVTALETASELASLTDNGRRMADYPTKRPVFALQSILGRIRAKNELRGHSGGVYAAQFSPDGQHIVTASIDRTARLWNQEGKELAVLTGHSGGVYAAQFSPDGQRIVTASDDGTARLWNQEGEELAVLTGYSGGVYAAQFSPDGQRIVTASDDGTARLWNQEGKELAVLTGHSEGVMSAQFSPDGQRIVTASEDNTARLWNQEGKELAVLTGHSEGVMSAQFSPDGQRIVTASWDGTARLWNQEGEELAVLTGYSGGVYAAQFSPDGQRIVTASDDGTARLWTLDGQSIGLFSGHLDAVLFVQFSPDGQQILTSSGDGTTRLWPVRDLPQLLAAGCDHLRDFLRLNPLIDQRLEVCHDSDN; translated from the coding sequence ATGAAAAGCCAACAGTCCCCCTCCCTCTATCAAGTGGGGGGGAGTTTACCCCACAACGCCCCCACCTACGCCCAACGTCAGGCCGACGAAGAATTCTATCAAGCCCTCCTATCCGGGGACTTCTGCTATGTCCTCAATGCCCGACAGATGGGGAAATCCAGCCTGCGGGTGCGCACCATGCAGCGTTTACAAGCCGAGGGCATCGCCTGCGTTGCCATTGATATCACCGTCCTAGGCACAGCCAGCGTCACCCCCGAAGCCTGGTATGCAGGGATGATTGACATTCTCATAGACAGCTTAGACCTAGATGACCAATTGGATTGTAATGCTTGGTGGGCAGAGCATAACTATCTATCCAACGTCCATCGCTTTAGTAAATTCATTGTCACCCTCCTCGAATTAGTCCCCAGTCCCCTAGTGATTTTCATTGATGAAATAGACAGTATTCTGAGCCTAGACTTTAACCTAGATGACTTCTTTGCCGTCATTCGAGACATTTACAACAAACGAGCGGATTTACCCGCCTATCAACGCATCACCTTTGCCCTAATCGGTGTTGCCACACCAGGAGATTTAATCGCCGACAAAAAACGCACCCCCTTTAATATAGGTCGGGCAATAGAATTGCAAGGCTTTGAGCTTCAGGAAGCCCTGCCCCTGAGTCAAGGGTTGGTCGAGATAGCCGATGACCCAGAGCAAGTCTTAGCCGCCATCTTAGACTGGACAGGGGGACAGCCCTTCCTGACCCAGAAGTTGTGTCACTGGTTGAGAGCAGACGTAGAACAGATTCCCCAAGGAAGGGAAAAAGAAGAAGTCGCTCAATTAGTCCAACGGCGGATTGTGGAGAATTGGGAAATGCACGACGAACCGGAGCATTTACGCACCATTCAGAACCGTCTCCTGAGTAATGAGCAGTTAGCCAGTCGTTTATTGGGGGTATATCAACAGATATTACAGGCCGGTCAAATGAAGGCAACAGGAGACTTAGAAATCACCTATCTGCGTTTAATGGGATTAGTGGTGAAACGGGGGGAAAGCTTAAAAGTAGCCAATCCCATCTATGGGGAGGTGTTTAATCTCGAATGGGTAGAAAAAGCCTTAAACCAACTGCGACCCTATAATGAAGCCTTTAACGCCTGGTTAACATCAGAGCGCCAAGATAAATCCCGTCTGTTGCGGGGGCAGGCCTTAAGGGATGCGTTGACATGGCGGGAGGGAAAACGGCTAAGTACAGAGGACGAGGATTTTCTGTCAGCCAGTCAGCAACAGATGAGCGAGGAAACAAGGTCAGCGCTCGAAGCCGAACAAACAGCCCGGGAAGTTCTGAGCCAAGCGTACCAGAAAGCCAAGGAGCGCATCCGTTGGGGAACAGGAATCTTGATGGTTTCCTTATTGGGGTCTGGGGTGGCTGTTTGGGGGGGTCATCAATTAGTCCGACAAGCCCAGACTGTAACCCGTCTGGAACAGCAAAGCAATCTAGCGTTAGAACAATTTGAATTCCAACCCATTCCCGCTTTAGTGACAGCACTAGAAACAGCATCAGAATTGGCCTCTCTAACAGACAATGGTCGTCGGATGGCTGACTATCCGACGAAACGCCCAGTCTTTGCCCTACAGTCGATCTTAGGCAGAATCCGCGCTAAAAATGAACTGCGGGGTCACTCTGGCGGGGTTTATGCTGCCCAATTCAGCCCAGATGGTCAACACATTGTTACCGCTTCAATCGATAGAACAGCCCGACTCTGGAATCAGGAGGGCAAGGAATTAGCCGTCTTAACAGGTCACTCCGGCGGGGTTTATGCTGCCCAATTCAGCCCAGATGGGCAGCGTATTGTTACCGCTTCAGACGATGGAACAGCTCGACTGTGGAATCAGGAGGGCGAGGAATTAGCCGTCTTAACGGGTTACTCCGGCGGGGTTTATGCTGCCCAATTCAGCCCAGACGGGCAGCGTATTGTTACCGCTTCAGACGATGGAACAGCCCGACTGTGGAATCAGGAGGGCAAGGAATTAGCTGTCTTAACGGGTCACTCCGAAGGGGTTATGTCTGCCCAATTCAGCCCAGACGGGCAGCGTATTGTTACCGCTTCGGAGGATAACACTGCTCGACTCTGGAATCAGGAGGGCAAGGAATTAGCTGTCTTAACGGGTCACTCCGAAGGGGTTATGTCTGCCCAATTCAGCCCAGACGGGCAGCGTATTGTTACCGCTTCGTGGGATGGAACAGCCCGACTGTGGAATCAGGAGGGCGAGGAATTAGCCGTCTTAACGGGTTACTCCGGCGGGGTTTATGCTGCCCAATTCAGCCCAGATGGGCAGCGTATTGTTACCGCTTCAGACGATGGAACAGCCCGACTGTGGACGTTAGACGGTCAAAGTATTGGCCTGTTTTCCGGTCATTTAGATGCAGTATTGTTTGTCCAATTCAGCCCCGATGGTCAGCAAATCCTCACCAGTTCTGGCGATGGTACTACAAGGCTTTGGCCTGTGCGGGATTTACCCCAGTTGTTGGCAGCGGGCTGCGACCATTTAAGGGACTTTTTGCGCCTTAATCCCCTGATTGACCAACGGTTGGAGGTTTGCCATGATTCAGACAACTGA
- a CDS encoding DUF3007 family protein codes for MRRIDAIAFTLVIFGGGAVLYWGFQWFGLDGIQAGIWTQALMVMGLLGWLGTYLFRVGTGKMTYHQQLKDYEDAVLQKRLEEMSPDELAQLQAEIEQEERGHPSQSET; via the coding sequence ATGCGACGAATTGATGCGATCGCCTTCACCTTAGTGATTTTCGGGGGCGGTGCTGTTCTCTACTGGGGGTTTCAATGGTTCGGACTCGATGGTATTCAAGCCGGAATCTGGACACAAGCCTTGATGGTGATGGGGCTGTTAGGCTGGTTAGGTACCTATTTATTCCGGGTCGGTACGGGTAAAATGACCTATCATCAACAGTTGAAGGATTACGAGGACGCGGTTCTACAAAAGCGTTTAGAGGAAATGAGTCCTGACGAGTTAGCCCAACTTCAAGCCGAAATTGAGCAAGAAGAGCGCGGCCACCCTTCCCAGTCTGAGACGTGA
- a CDS encoding septal ring lytic transglycosylase RlpA family protein has product MTFFRLAWVTSCVGILLGFSQFILTDSRLTGLRLASAPKNSHLLSYSSDWGSWMPSAPWQWSWATTGLHLGGYNRGQEPPLEVAFQRLPETLSSWETDFRSYEGVPRPLRGKIVSWQNSAQDGFCPPAWSSTAQWSQRPQTEKLGQSQPKLTHQTSLRERLSQVVENVFHWSKMTQEAGNVVKIAQVVNGETRKLTVPERLQWVSGRSQPETPSKHREEFHLLVNGQTVMKLENRQQIEDLAERLRYLLNKEDLDPTEIKPSLLGGNPAGMAGDRLLFLVDSNITPLEEPHRELMVIHWVNHLRQALGAEALSLVEAQRAMYSLVETRRQFEGLASWYGPYFHGRMTANGEIYDQEAFTAAHPYLPFNTYLKVTNLESQESVIVRINDRGPYIYPRTLDLSRGVARCLDSKQSGVVRYRAVVMESYSRL; this is encoded by the coding sequence ATGACTTTTTTCAGACTAGCCTGGGTGACATCCTGTGTCGGGATCTTACTAGGGTTTAGCCAATTTATCCTGACAGACTCTCGTTTAACAGGATTACGTCTAGCCTCTGCTCCTAAAAATAGTCATTTATTGAGTTATTCTTCAGATTGGGGTTCATGGATGCCCTCTGCCCCTTGGCAATGGTCTTGGGCAACCACGGGGTTACATCTTGGCGGCTACAATCGGGGTCAGGAACCACCTCTTGAGGTGGCATTCCAGCGTTTGCCTGAGACGCTTTCGAGTTGGGAAACGGATTTTCGTTCCTATGAAGGAGTCCCCCGCCCCTTACGGGGAAAAATAGTCTCTTGGCAAAATTCCGCTCAGGATGGCTTCTGTCCTCCGGCTTGGTCTTCTACGGCTCAATGGTCCCAGCGACCGCAGACGGAGAAGTTAGGGCAGTCTCAGCCTAAATTAACCCATCAGACTAGCCTGAGAGAACGTTTAAGTCAGGTCGTTGAGAATGTGTTTCATTGGTCAAAAATGACTCAGGAGGCGGGGAATGTGGTGAAAATTGCTCAGGTGGTTAATGGTGAAACCCGCAAGCTAACTGTTCCTGAGCGATTACAATGGGTGAGCGGGCGATCGCAACCTGAAACTCCTTCCAAGCATCGGGAGGAGTTTCATCTTTTGGTTAATGGTCAGACGGTGATGAAATTAGAAAACCGTCAACAGATTGAAGATTTAGCCGAGCGTTTACGGTATTTGCTGAATAAGGAGGACTTGGATCCGACGGAGATTAAGCCCAGTCTGCTAGGAGGCAATCCGGCGGGGATGGCGGGCGATCGCCTTTTATTTTTAGTGGATTCTAATATTACACCGCTTGAAGAACCCCATCGGGAATTAATGGTTATTCATTGGGTGAATCATCTCCGTCAAGCACTGGGCGCTGAGGCTTTGAGTTTGGTGGAAGCTCAACGGGCTATGTACAGTTTAGTCGAAACCCGTCGTCAGTTTGAGGGGTTAGCATCTTGGTATGGGCCTTATTTTCATGGTCGTATGACGGCCAATGGGGAAATCTATGATCAAGAGGCCTTTACTGCCGCTCATCCCTATTTACCTTTTAATACCTATCTCAAGGTGACAAATTTAGAAAGTCAGGAGAGCGTGATTGTGCGGATTAATGACCGGGGGCCTTATATCTATCCTCGCACCCTTGATTTATCCCGAGGGGTGGCGCGTTGTCTCGATAGTAAGCAGTCCGGTGTGGTGCGCTATCGGGCGGTGGTGATGGAATCTTACTCTCGCCTGTGA
- the trpA gene encoding tryptophan synthase subunit alpha — protein MTSVSDCFQALKKQGTCALIPFITAGDPDLGTTAQALRVLDQSGADLIELGVPYSDPLADGPVIQAAATRALQQGVTLDKVLEVVKSVQGEVKAPIVLFTYYNPIFYRGVENFLAQVAQAGVKGLVVPDLPLEEAEVLLKPAAAQGIDVTLLVAPTSPKERIEAIAQQSQGFIYLVSVTGVTGTRTEVASRVKDILPALRDLTDKPIGVGFGISQPEHAQQIKAWGADAVIVGSAFVKRLAENSPEEGLKAIGEFCQSLKAAIVS, from the coding sequence ATGACCTCTGTTTCTGATTGTTTCCAAGCCCTGAAAAAACAAGGAACTTGCGCCCTGATCCCCTTTATTACGGCCGGAGATCCAGATTTAGGGACGACAGCCCAAGCCTTAAGAGTATTAGATCAATCGGGGGCGGATTTAATTGAGTTAGGGGTGCCGTACTCGGATCCCTTAGCAGATGGTCCGGTGATTCAAGCGGCGGCTACCCGTGCGTTACAACAGGGGGTGACACTGGATAAGGTGTTAGAGGTGGTTAAGTCGGTACAGGGAGAGGTCAAGGCTCCCATTGTTTTGTTTACTTACTACAACCCCATTTTTTATCGAGGGGTTGAAAATTTTCTCGCCCAAGTGGCTCAAGCGGGTGTGAAAGGTTTGGTCGTGCCGGATTTACCCTTAGAAGAAGCCGAGGTTTTGTTAAAACCGGCGGCGGCTCAAGGGATTGATGTAACGTTATTAGTGGCTCCAACGAGTCCGAAAGAACGGATTGAGGCGATCGCACAACAATCCCAAGGCTTTATTTATCTCGTTAGTGTTACAGGAGTAACGGGAACTCGTACCGAAGTCGCCTCTAGAGTCAAAGATATTCTTCCCGCCCTACGGGATCTGACAGACAAGCCCATTGGTGTTGGATTTGGTATTTCTCAGCCAGAACACGCCCAACAAATCAAGGCTTGGGGGGCAGATGCGGTCATTGTGGGCAGTGCCTTTGTGAAACGCCTCGCCGAAAATTCCCCGGAAGAGGGATTAAAAGCCATTGGGGAATTTTGCCAAAGTTTAAAGGCCGCGATTGTCTCCTAA
- the ndhL gene encoding NAD(P)H-quinone oxidoreductase subunit L: MMDLSVLSLDVATTLTALLYLVLSGLYLLILPSVLYWYLNQRWYVASSVERTVMYFFVFFLFPGLLLLSPFLNFRPKRRQVGV, translated from the coding sequence ATGATGGATCTGAGTGTTTTAAGTTTAGATGTGGCCACAACTTTAACCGCCTTGTTGTATCTGGTGTTGAGTGGCTTATATTTGTTGATTCTCCCTTCAGTTCTCTATTGGTATTTGAATCAACGTTGGTATGTGGCGAGTTCTGTGGAACGGACGGTGATGTATTTCTTTGTCTTCTTCCTGTTCCCCGGACTGTTGTTACTCTCGCCCTTCCTCAATTTTCGCCCGAAACGCCGTCAAGTGGGAGTCTAA
- a CDS encoding WD40 repeat domain-containing protein: MIQTTDTELRGHSDWVRSAQFSPDGQRIVTTSEDQTARLWNHKGEELAVLTD, encoded by the coding sequence ATGATTCAGACAACTGACACGGAATTGCGAGGTCACTCGGACTGGGTTAGGTCTGCCCAATTCAGCCCAGATGGGCAGCGTATTGTGACCACTTCTGAGGATCAAACAGCCCGACTGTGGAATCACAAGGGCGAGGAATTAGCCGTCTTAACCGATTAA
- a CDS encoding AAA-like domain-containing protein produces the protein MINLEIPEGQVPLGSPFYVERPPIEPDCYEAIARPNTLIRIKAPRQMGKSSLMSRILGEGERLGYQVAYINLQLADSQFLETLDSFLQWFCASVAEELDLPENLDKYWQGVLGSSRKCTKYFKKYLLTTLESPLILALDEVDRVFQHPEVAMDFFGLLRAWHEEGKNQALWQKLRLVISHSKEVYIPLNINQSPFNVGIPIELPELTFEQVQSLIERHHLTFTEDQQMTLMKVLGGHPYLVRLALYHLAQHRLTYEELLRTAPTEAGIYYDHLRRHLGNLQEDEGLLEAIAQIIQQNNPVEIGSDEAFKLRSMGLVKFVGNAVTPLCDLYRIYLRDRLILPNPLSSPSEQNSGSTLAAILFTDVVDSTPKMVANQQKTLESLKRDFKTMTAICQDHQGQILKNTGDGLLVYFVSAVKAVECAQQMQAALTAQNHDLDPHSILEHRIGIHVGDVLLSDGDVLGAGVNIAARLQSKAKPGGICISQMVYDTVKDHLYLPVEDMGLQELKGIPYRVQLYQVLS, from the coding sequence GTGATTAACCTAGAAATACCGGAGGGACAAGTTCCTCTAGGCTCTCCCTTTTATGTCGAACGTCCCCCCATTGAGCCAGATTGCTATGAGGCGATCGCCCGCCCTAACACCTTAATCCGCATTAAAGCCCCCCGTCAAATGGGCAAAAGCTCTCTGATGAGTCGGATTTTAGGGGAAGGTGAACGGTTGGGGTATCAGGTGGCCTATATTAACCTGCAACTGGCGGATAGTCAGTTCTTAGAGACGCTGGACAGTTTTTTACAGTGGTTTTGCGCCAGTGTGGCCGAGGAATTAGACCTGCCAGAGAATCTAGATAAGTATTGGCAGGGGGTGTTAGGCAGTAGTCGCAAATGTACCAAGTATTTCAAAAAATACTTGCTCACGACTTTAGAGAGTCCCCTCATTTTGGCTTTAGATGAGGTGGATCGGGTGTTTCAACACCCAGAAGTAGCGATGGACTTCTTTGGACTCCTGCGGGCCTGGCACGAAGAGGGCAAAAATCAAGCCCTCTGGCAAAAGCTGCGCCTCGTCATTTCCCACTCCAAAGAGGTTTATATTCCGCTCAATATCAATCAATCGCCCTTTAATGTGGGGATTCCCATTGAACTCCCCGAATTGACTTTTGAGCAGGTGCAGAGCTTGATTGAACGTCATCATTTAACCTTCACCGAGGATCAACAGATGACCTTGATGAAGGTACTCGGAGGGCATCCTTATCTGGTGCGGTTGGCGCTCTATCATCTCGCCCAGCACAGGCTAACCTATGAGGAGTTATTGAGGACAGCACCCACCGAAGCGGGTATTTATTACGACCATCTGCGGCGACATTTGGGGAATCTGCAAGAGGACGAGGGTTTACTGGAGGCGATCGCGCAAATTATCCAACAGAATAATCCCGTCGAGATTGGCTCCGATGAAGCCTTTAAATTGCGCAGTATGGGGCTAGTAAAATTTGTTGGAAATGCCGTCACTCCGTTGTGTGACCTCTATCGGATTTATTTGCGCGATCGCCTGATCCTCCCCAACCCCCTCTCCAGCCCCAGTGAACAGAACTCCGGCTCCACCCTAGCCGCCATCCTGTTCACCGACGTAGTAGACTCCACCCCCAAAATGGTCGCCAACCAGCAGAAAACCCTCGAATCCCTCAAGCGGGACTTCAAAACCATGACAGCCATCTGCCAAGACCATCAGGGGCAAATCCTCAAAAACACAGGAGATGGTCTGTTAGTCTATTTTGTTAGCGCCGTGAAAGCCGTCGAATGTGCGCAACAGATGCAGGCCGCCCTGACCGCCCAAAACCACGACCTAGACCCCCATAGCATCCTAGAGCATCGTATCGGCATCCATGTCGGGGATGTATTGCTCAGTGATGGAGACGTTCTCGGTGCCGGGGTCAACATTGCCGCCCGACTTCAGAGCAAAGCCAAACCCGGAGGCATCTGTATCTCTCAGATGGTCTATGACACCGTAAAAGATCACCTCTACTTACCCGTAGAAGACATGGGACTTCAGGAACTCAAAGGCATCCCCTACCGCGTCCAGTTGTACCAAGTCCTCTCCTGA